In one window of Cytophagaceae bacterium ABcell3 DNA:
- a CDS encoding gliding motility-associated C-terminal domain-containing protein produces MKKYIALVYMLNACIFHLMAEGTREFRPTENDWGAPTIMDHPDYSDFGQYGAPDEQQIKIRVNDLDETIYFGFNNRTKNGGFLSGMPYRVVSPSGNIVYEGETQQGGAGHINNYDEAVSGPAQTGVAGGYNAIELPVDETGDYVLEFNLDPFPGEEVYLYLFDVTVADANNQPINGRLHSQGWQISTEAQVNPFRGVVYPYVENGVVYEVDMNGMQPYTFIIQLNSTGLQDTGEFLDDRVSRVGNYSVPEFPVFLNPPDEETFPTSDIVVSLQSHVTAISCSGYDFCFLYMADAYGHLEGFIDLNQNGVYDENIDIHFAKEIEPGDSICVDWDGRDNDGNLVDMEEYAIYSTFGFGLTHMPLYDVEHNMEGYRVNILKPEGLDSPLLFWDDSEIEYGQTVGGDGLVNLEGCLSETDGCHRWQNRGGLEGGRATQETINTWWYAKMLYDTLSLDMREFAPVQLSYNADTLIAGDTTVCKGDDLWVHIVDYGTGHYDNDRYTYEWYFDSNLLQGEAASQLFTIEENSEIVIKAIDNENEGCITFDTLHVEIVNPVQIDAEVEDELCDPGTGAIEVNLIDGPPNPQFFWQEFPQVESGSISGLDAGNYHLQIRDTLYSEGCMLDTSFTIVPAIIIAIDQLDISHTPCYSHDGKAAITMEDTSRSYAFLWSGSVGEYVIDTLAPGNHTVHITDVETGCDTDSSFSVTGLPFTVEIATQDEICAGSQGTVSLTLPDGDFSISYNGEAGNVFYDNLSSGNYDISVVADIDQDCRVDTFALINDSIYTVSIEHLDLEHTPCYEHNGSAAVTMAEPSRDYGYQWNGNVGTNQVSNLAPGNHAVHITDIETGCDTDSSFTISEKPFLIGVSLESEVCSDGSGAISLEVPNGDFEVYLDGARGDRVNENLSAGNYEISVVSILDNSCRTDTSVFLSDSTYTLDVEFEIEPLSGIIETDAELQFTAQSYPVAEKYEWDFDNGDFSEEQAPIVVFTDEGVFEVSLLVTDGRGCQGITRKTFDIPLHVPCEVNIPTAFSPNGDYVNDDIGVLGNAESIDLKIFNRWGEVIFRSRDIGNRWDGTYQGKQSPIGVYPFILDYECPTDGAPDKKRIIGEITLVR; encoded by the coding sequence ATGAAGAAATATATTGCATTGGTATATATGCTCAATGCCTGTATCTTTCATTTGATGGCTGAAGGAACCAGAGAGTTTCGTCCGACAGAAAATGATTGGGGTGCTCCTACCATTATGGACCACCCTGACTATTCCGACTTTGGGCAATATGGAGCTCCTGATGAACAGCAAATTAAAATTAGGGTCAATGATCTGGACGAGACCATATATTTTGGCTTTAATAACCGTACCAAAAACGGAGGTTTTCTCTCCGGAATGCCTTATAGAGTAGTTTCCCCTTCAGGTAATATAGTTTACGAAGGGGAAACTCAGCAAGGTGGTGCTGGACATATAAATAATTATGATGAAGCTGTTAGTGGACCTGCCCAAACTGGAGTAGCGGGTGGCTATAATGCCATTGAGCTTCCTGTAGATGAAACAGGGGATTATGTTCTGGAGTTTAATTTAGACCCTTTTCCTGGGGAGGAAGTCTATCTGTATTTGTTTGATGTTACCGTTGCAGATGCAAACAATCAACCCATTAATGGTAGGCTGCATAGTCAAGGGTGGCAGATCTCTACAGAGGCTCAGGTAAACCCATTTAGGGGAGTTGTGTATCCCTATGTCGAAAACGGAGTGGTATATGAAGTGGACATGAACGGTATGCAGCCTTATACCTTTATCATTCAATTAAATTCCACGGGTCTTCAAGATACAGGGGAGTTTTTAGATGATAGGGTGTCCAGAGTGGGCAACTATAGTGTTCCTGAATTTCCAGTTTTTCTAAACCCGCCAGATGAAGAAACTTTTCCAACCAGTGATATTGTGGTTTCACTGCAAAGCCATGTTACTGCAATATCTTGTTCTGGGTATGACTTCTGCTTTCTATATATGGCAGACGCCTATGGTCACCTTGAAGGGTTTATTGATTTAAACCAAAATGGAGTGTATGATGAAAACATTGATATACACTTTGCCAAAGAAATAGAGCCTGGCGATTCAATTTGTGTAGATTGGGACGGGCGGGATAATGATGGCAACTTGGTGGATATGGAGGAGTATGCTATTTATTCTACGTTTGGCTTCGGATTGACGCACATGCCTTTGTATGACGTAGAGCATAACATGGAAGGGTATAGGGTAAACATACTTAAACCAGAAGGACTTGACTCCCCTTTGCTTTTCTGGGATGATTCAGAGATTGAATATGGACAGACGGTCGGAGGTGATGGACTAGTTAATCTGGAAGGCTGTTTGTCTGAAACAGATGGCTGCCACAGATGGCAAAATAGAGGTGGTCTTGAAGGTGGTCGTGCGACACAAGAAACAATTAACACTTGGTGGTATGCTAAAATGTTATACGATACGCTTTCGCTGGACATGAGAGAATTCGCTCCTGTTCAATTAAGCTATAATGCTGACACTTTAATTGCTGGTGATACAACTGTCTGCAAAGGCGATGATCTTTGGGTGCATATCGTTGATTATGGTACAGGGCATTATGACAATGACAGGTATACCTATGAATGGTATTTTGATTCAAATCTTCTACAAGGGGAGGCAGCCTCGCAACTTTTTACTATTGAAGAAAATTCTGAGATTGTTATTAAAGCTATTGATAATGAAAACGAAGGGTGTATTACTTTTGACACCTTGCATGTAGAAATAGTTAATCCTGTTCAGATTGATGCCGAAGTGGAGGATGAGCTCTGTGACCCTGGAACCGGTGCTATAGAGGTTAACCTTATAGACGGCCCTCCCAACCCTCAGTTCTTTTGGCAGGAGTTTCCGCAAGTAGAATCAGGGTCTATTAGCGGGCTAGATGCGGGAAATTATCATTTGCAAATAAGGGATACTTTGTACTCGGAGGGGTGTATGCTGGACACAAGCTTTACTATTGTTCCGGCTATAATTATAGCTATCGACCAGTTAGATATTTCTCACACGCCTTGTTATTCACATGATGGTAAAGCGGCGATAACGATGGAAGATACCAGCAGGAGCTATGCATTTTTATGGAGTGGGAGTGTAGGGGAGTACGTAATAGATACACTTGCTCCTGGAAACCATACCGTGCATATAACAGACGTAGAAACTGGTTGCGATACGGACAGTAGCTTTAGTGTTACAGGTTTACCCTTTACTGTAGAAATAGCTACACAAGATGAAATTTGTGCTGGCAGCCAAGGGACAGTTTCGCTTACGCTTCCTGATGGAGATTTTAGTATAAGCTACAATGGAGAAGCTGGAAATGTCTTTTATGACAATTTATCATCAGGAAATTATGATATATCAGTCGTAGCAGATATTGACCAGGATTGCCGGGTGGATACTTTTGCTTTGATCAATGACAGCATTTATACGGTTTCCATAGAACACCTGGATTTGGAGCATACGCCATGTTATGAGCATAACGGGTCCGCGGCGGTGACTATGGCAGAGCCTTCACGGGATTATGGTTATCAGTGGAATGGCAATGTAGGAACGAATCAGGTTAGCAATCTTGCTCCTGGAAACCATGCCGTGCATATAACAGACATAGAAACTGGTTGTGACACGGACAGTAGCTTTACTATTTCTGAAAAGCCCTTCTTAATAGGGGTTTCTTTGGAAAGTGAAGTTTGCAGTGATGGGTCAGGGGCTATTTCTCTTGAGGTCCCCAATGGTGATTTTGAAGTTTATCTTGATGGTGCACGCGGAGATCGTGTAAATGAAAACCTTTCTGCAGGAAACTATGAAATCTCGGTCGTATCTATACTTGATAATAGTTGCCGGACAGATACTAGTGTTTTTCTTAGTGACAGCACCTATACCCTTGATGTCGAATTTGAAATAGAGCCTCTTTCAGGAATCATAGAAACTGATGCGGAGCTTCAATTTACAGCTCAAAGCTACCCTGTTGCCGAAAAATATGAATGGGATTTTGACAATGGGGATTTTTCAGAAGAACAAGCGCCTATAGTGGTTTTTACAGATGAAGGGGTGTTTGAAGTTTCTCTGTTGGTGACCGATGGGCGTGGATGCCAGGGGATAACCCGCAAAACTTTTGATATTCCCTTACATGTGCCTTGTGAAGTCAATATTCCGACAGCTTTTTCCCCTAATGGTGATTATGTAAATGACGATATAGGAGTTTTGGGGAATGCAGAGTCGATAGATCTTAAAATCTTTAACCGGTGGGGAGAAGTCATTTTTCGCTCACGTGACATAGGTAATAGGTGGGATGGGACATATCAGGGAAAGCAATCCCCTATTGGCGTGTATCCTTTTATTCTCGATTACGAGTGCCCTACCGATGGAGCACCTGACAAAAAGCGGATCATTGGAGAAATAACTTTGGTAAGATGA
- a CDS encoding right-handed parallel beta-helix repeat-containing protein, with product MKKILLPLLFLYGLFMTLSISAQPTGLRTFYVAPDGNNNNSGSVEAPFATLNHAISISRPGDVFIMRGGTYQHSGTIQIPSSRSGTSEQPIIVYAYSGETPVLDFSSQSIGSNNNGIRLNASYWQIVGITIKNAGHNGIRMDGSHNILDRMTAHGCNDTGIHMAGGASHNLVKNCDSYQNFNVTGNIGNNADGFSAKFDVGPGNKFYGCRSWENSDDGFDLWRAQSTVTIENCWVFGNGDASVFGNPEGFRGNGNGIKLGGDGVPGDHIVIRNLAFDNKDKGFDHNNNSGALTLLHNTAYNNGRNYYFPNDPSDGSKRHIYRNNLSAVSNVIASLSPNAIEEGNSWQVSSEVTEDEFLSVNTALAKSPRQPDGSLPEIDLLRPKPSSFLINAGVDLGEPYNGSGPDIGAFELGEETTEVVLSELLVYGALIDGFSPNLNSYTIEIEEGEEIPLVDAVAQDGVSFTITQASSVPGEASVLATDNDGIENTYTVSFIRPADCAGEPGGEAFIDDCQVCAGGNTGIEPNNCSRIFVFTNNSGDREWDNPANWDQGRVPAAGDTAIVPQGELLTSEATIEAVVSIVGEGSVRIMDERVIENILLDGGELRLITGGNETFLTSSIEVVSSSRIQSRTEQAFLTLYGSISGEASLTTLGSGEIILSNDGSQFSGDWDITEGTVRVVDVSALGSGEVSVRPGSSLYIENDGVEISSLSLEGSLHLSNSVSIEEIYINGTEVGPGTYTAEDFPDFIFGDGTLTVPGEPWEQDCNGDIGGTASIDDCGECTGGETGKEPNSSCEQDCNGDFGGTASIDDCGECTGGDTGKEPNSSCEQDCNGDFGGAASIDDCGECTGGDTGKDPNSSCEQDCNGDFGGTASIDDCGECTGGDTGKEPNSSCEQDCNGDFGGTASIDDCGECTGGDTGKEPNSSCEQDCNGGFGGTASIDDCGECTGGDTGKDPNSSCEQDCNGDFGGTASIDDCGECTGGDTGKEPNSSCEQDCNGDLGGTASIDNCGECTGGDTGKEINYSCAQDCNGDWAGEAYIDECGECVGGNTGEENCTPTSVNEADFASVQMYPNPFNSEIHLKTDGLITSVRVEICDMSGKVVYTAEVSGNNKISAASWPVGPYFVRLSSDTDVRIYKLIKQ from the coding sequence ATGAAGAAAATACTACTACCACTCTTATTTCTTTATGGTCTATTTATGACCTTAAGTATTTCTGCACAACCCACAGGGTTGCGGACTTTTTACGTTGCACCGGATGGTAATAATAACAACTCTGGTTCCGTAGAAGCACCTTTTGCTACTTTAAACCATGCAATTAGTATATCTCGTCCCGGAGATGTATTTATCATGCGGGGTGGCACTTATCAGCATTCCGGAACCATACAGATACCTTCAAGCCGGAGCGGTACATCGGAGCAACCGATAATTGTATATGCTTATTCTGGGGAGACTCCCGTGTTGGATTTCAGTTCTCAATCCATTGGAAGCAATAACAATGGCATTAGGCTTAATGCGAGTTACTGGCAGATTGTGGGTATTACTATTAAAAATGCTGGTCACAATGGTATACGTATGGATGGAAGCCATAACATTCTTGATAGGATGACGGCCCACGGATGTAATGATACTGGGATACATATGGCAGGTGGAGCCTCTCACAATCTAGTTAAAAACTGCGACAGCTATCAAAACTTCAATGTTACCGGTAATATAGGTAACAACGCTGATGGCTTTTCAGCAAAATTTGATGTAGGTCCAGGCAATAAATTTTATGGCTGCCGCTCTTGGGAGAACTCTGATGATGGTTTCGACCTCTGGAGGGCACAAAGTACAGTAACTATTGAAAATTGTTGGGTTTTTGGTAATGGTGATGCTTCTGTATTTGGAAATCCTGAAGGTTTTCGGGGCAATGGCAATGGTATAAAACTCGGTGGTGACGGTGTCCCGGGCGATCATATCGTAATTCGCAATTTGGCTTTTGATAACAAGGATAAAGGGTTTGATCATAATAATAATTCAGGTGCGCTGACCCTTTTGCACAACACTGCTTATAACAACGGGCGTAACTATTATTTCCCTAACGATCCGTCGGACGGCAGTAAACGTCATATTTACCGAAATAATCTTAGTGCGGTTTCTAATGTTATTGCGTCTCTGTCCCCAAATGCTATAGAGGAAGGAAATAGTTGGCAGGTAAGCAGCGAAGTAACTGAAGACGAATTTTTAAGTGTCAATACTGCACTGGCAAAATCGCCAAGACAGCCTGATGGTTCTCTTCCTGAAATAGATCTTTTAAGGCCTAAGCCTAGTAGTTTTTTGATAAATGCTGGTGTGGATTTAGGAGAACCTTATAACGGATCTGGGCCTGATATCGGAGCCTTTGAGCTTGGCGAGGAGACAACGGAGGTGGTGTTGTCAGAGCTGTTGGTATATGGAGCATTGATTGATGGCTTTAGCCCTAACCTGAATAGTTATACAATTGAAATAGAAGAAGGGGAGGAGATTCCTTTAGTGGATGCTGTAGCACAGGATGGGGTTAGTTTTACCATAACTCAAGCTTCTTCTGTTCCTGGTGAGGCAAGTGTTTTAGCTACTGATAATGATGGTATAGAAAATACCTATACTGTTTCCTTTATAAGACCAGCGGATTGTGCCGGTGAGCCAGGTGGAGAAGCATTTATAGATGATTGTCAGGTGTGTGCGGGAGGGAATACAGGTATAGAGCCTAATAACTGCTCCAGGATTTTTGTCTTTACAAATAACAGTGGTGACCGAGAGTGGGACAATCCTGCTAACTGGGATCAAGGGCGGGTGCCGGCAGCTGGTGATACTGCAATCGTTCCGCAAGGGGAACTTTTGACGTCTGAAGCTACAATAGAAGCAGTGGTTAGTATAGTGGGAGAAGGAAGTGTTCGTATAATGGATGAAAGGGTAATTGAAAATATCCTTCTAGATGGTGGTGAACTCCGGCTCATAACTGGTGGAAATGAAACTTTTTTGACTTCAAGTATAGAAGTTGTATCCAGCAGCAGGATTCAATCAAGGACAGAGCAGGCTTTTTTAACACTTTATGGGAGTATCTCAGGAGAAGCCAGCCTTACAACGCTTGGCTCTGGTGAAATTATATTGTCTAATGACGGCTCTCAGTTTTCGGGTGATTGGGATATTACTGAAGGAACTGTCAGGGTTGTTGATGTGTCTGCTTTAGGTTCCGGTGAAGTATCTGTCAGACCTGGTTCGAGCCTGTATATTGAAAATGATGGGGTAGAAATTTCCTCACTTTCACTTGAAGGGTCTTTGCATCTTTCGAATAGTGTTTCAATTGAAGAAATCTACATTAATGGTACAGAAGTAGGCCCTGGAACTTATACAGCGGAAGATTTTCCTGATTTTATATTTGGTGATGGTACTCTTACTGTACCTGGAGAGCCTTGGGAGCAAGATTGTAACGGAGATATTGGCGGTACGGCCAGCATAGACGACTGCGGAGAATGTACCGGAGGTGAAACAGGCAAAGAGCCGAACAGCAGTTGTGAACAAGATTGTAATGGAGACTTTGGCGGTACTGCCAGTATAGATGATTGTGGAGAATGTACGGGTGGCGATACAGGCAAAGAGCCAAACAGCAGTTGTGAACAAGATTGTAACGGCGACTTTGGTGGCGCTGCCAGTATAGATGATTGTGGAGAGTGTACGGGAGGCGATACAGGTAAAGATCCGAACAGCAGTTGCGAGCAAGATTGTAACGGAGATTTTGGTGGCACTGCCAGTATAGATGATTGTGGAGAGTGTACGGGAGGCGATACAGGCAAAGAGCCGAACAGCAGTTGTGAGCAAGATTGTAACGGAGATTTTGGCGGCACCGCCAGTATAGATGATTGTGGAGAGTGTACGGGAGGCGATACAGGCAAAGAGCCGAACAGCAGTTGCGAGCAAGATTGTAACGGAGGTTTTGGTGGCACTGCCAGTATAGATGATTGTGGAGAGTGTACGGGAGGCGATACAGGTAAAGATCCGAACAGCAGTTGTGAACAAGATTGTAACGGAGATTTTGGTGGCACTGCCAGTATAGATGATTGTGGAGAGTGTACGGGAGGCGATACAGGAAAAGAACCTAACAGTAGCTGTGAACAAGATTGTAACGGCGACTTAGGCGGCACTGCCAGTATAGATAATTGTGGAGAGTGTACCGGAGGCGATACGGGTAAAGAAATTAACTACAGCTGTGCGCAAGATTGTAATGGTGACTGGGCGGGTGAGGCCTATATTGACGAGTGTGGTGAATGTGTTGGAGGAAATACTGGTGAAGAGAACTGTACTCCTACTTCTGTTAATGAGGCCGATTTCGCTTCTGTTCAGATGTACCCAAATCCTTTCAATAGTGAAATCCATTTAAAAACAGATGGTCTTATAACATCTGTAAGGGTGGAAATCTGCGATATGTCTGGAAAGGTTGTTTACACAGCCGAAGTGTCTGGTAATAATAAGATCAGTGCTGCGTCCTGGCCAGTAGGGCCTTACTTCGTAAGGCTTAGTTCTGATACAGATGTACGGATTTATAAGCTTATTAAGCAATAA
- a CDS encoding amylo-alpha-1,6-glucosidase, producing the protein MTAKEKFIQLEDDKYYISADSTYADDRVQVLNHCDTFGIMDRWGDITPLGKEVQGLYHKDTRFISKIELRVNDHRPTLLSSNIKEENEILSIDLTNPELEVRPGEIIHHGTMHIRRSQFIREHQFYDEIVLENFTDKTHLLNLSLKFEGDFKHIFEVRGIERKHRGKVLGYEHPENNTLYISYKGLDNIIRKSEIRFSMPYDDICDSSGKLTFRLQLQPKQPIKLQYSILFREGSQEDKATSYSTAKKLINPELESIKNLFPTIETFNEHFTHWINRSKADLVSLLADTPQGKYPYAGVPWYNTAFGRDGIITALETLWVAPEISRDVLKFLATNQATENDPASDAEPGKILHETRGGEMVNLNEVPFRKYYGTIDATPLFVLLAGTYYQRTQDKELIKELWPNIKAAVEWINNYGDFDKDGFVEYQHKAANGLTNQGWKDSHDSVSYKTGKLAEPPIALCEVQGYVYAAKKYAANLAELMNEPQLAEKWGREATNLKTLFNEKFWDEENGIYYLALDGNKKPCRVKSSNAGHLLFTGITDSEKAEKLVKSLMGSDMFSGWGIRTLSSQEKQYNPMSYHNGSVWPHDVALIAWGMANNGFREEAAMLMTGLFDASLFIPLQRLPELFCGFEKRKGEAPTAYPVACSPQAWSVAAVYLLLQAILQIDISPEKKEVSFNKPFLPPYLKFIKIKRLPLGNQYTDLEIIRHDSNDMVGVNWKNAPEGWRLLVIK; encoded by the coding sequence ATGACCGCTAAAGAAAAGTTCATTCAGCTGGAAGATGACAAATATTATATTTCTGCAGACTCTACTTATGCAGATGATCGTGTCCAGGTACTGAACCACTGCGACACTTTTGGAATAATGGACAGGTGGGGTGATATTACCCCGCTTGGCAAAGAGGTACAAGGGTTGTACCATAAAGATACCAGGTTTATTAGCAAAATCGAACTAAGGGTCAATGACCATAGACCAACCTTGTTAAGCTCAAATATTAAAGAAGAGAATGAAATTCTTTCTATAGATTTAACTAACCCTGAACTGGAGGTAAGGCCAGGTGAAATAATACACCATGGAACTATGCACATAAGAAGAAGCCAGTTCATTAGAGAGCACCAGTTTTATGACGAAATTGTCTTAGAAAACTTTACCGATAAAACACACTTGTTAAACCTGTCCTTAAAGTTTGAAGGAGATTTTAAACACATATTTGAAGTAAGAGGAATTGAAAGAAAACATAGAGGTAAAGTATTAGGATATGAACATCCAGAAAACAATACTTTATATATTTCCTACAAAGGACTAGATAATATAATAAGAAAGTCAGAGATAAGATTCTCAATGCCTTATGACGATATCTGCGACAGTTCCGGAAAACTAACTTTCAGATTACAACTCCAGCCAAAGCAGCCAATAAAATTACAATATTCGATTCTTTTCAGAGAAGGCAGCCAAGAAGATAAAGCCACAAGTTACTCAACTGCCAAAAAACTAATAAACCCAGAGCTGGAAAGTATAAAAAATTTATTTCCAACAATTGAAACTTTTAATGAGCACTTCACTCATTGGATCAATCGCTCGAAGGCAGACCTAGTTTCTTTGCTTGCAGACACCCCACAAGGAAAATACCCTTATGCAGGGGTGCCTTGGTACAATACCGCATTCGGAAGGGATGGCATTATTACCGCACTCGAGACTTTGTGGGTAGCACCAGAAATCTCTAGAGATGTGCTAAAATTCCTTGCTACCAACCAGGCTACTGAAAATGACCCTGCCTCTGATGCAGAACCCGGAAAGATATTACACGAAACCAGGGGCGGAGAAATGGTAAACCTCAATGAGGTTCCTTTCAGGAAGTACTATGGCACTATAGATGCCACCCCTCTGTTCGTTTTACTGGCAGGTACCTACTACCAGCGGACACAGGATAAAGAGCTAATCAAAGAATTATGGCCCAACATTAAAGCTGCCGTAGAATGGATAAACAATTATGGAGATTTTGACAAAGACGGATTTGTAGAATACCAGCACAAAGCCGCCAACGGACTTACAAACCAAGGCTGGAAAGACAGTCATGATTCCGTTTCCTATAAAACAGGCAAACTTGCAGAGCCACCCATTGCACTGTGCGAAGTTCAGGGGTATGTATATGCGGCAAAAAAATATGCTGCAAACTTAGCAGAGCTGATGAATGAGCCACAATTGGCTGAAAAATGGGGGCGGGAAGCCACAAACCTAAAAACCTTGTTTAACGAAAAGTTCTGGGATGAGGAAAATGGTATATATTACCTGGCTCTGGATGGAAATAAAAAACCGTGTCGGGTAAAGTCCTCCAATGCAGGCCATTTGCTGTTTACAGGTATAACAGACTCAGAAAAAGCAGAAAAACTGGTAAAAAGTCTGATGGGGTCTGACATGTTCAGCGGGTGGGGCATAAGAACCCTCTCTTCCCAAGAGAAGCAGTATAACCCCATGTCATACCACAATGGGTCAGTATGGCCACATGATGTTGCCTTAATTGCCTGGGGTATGGCAAACAATGGGTTTCGCGAGGAAGCAGCAATGTTAATGACCGGTCTATTCGATGCTTCTTTATTTATACCACTACAGAGGCTGCCAGAGTTATTCTGCGGGTTTGAAAAAAGAAAAGGAGAGGCACCTACAGCTTACCCTGTCGCATGCTCGCCACAAGCATGGTCCGTAGCCGCTGTTTACTTGCTTTTGCAAGCTATATTACAAATAGACATATCTCCTGAGAAGAAGGAGGTTTCGTTTAATAAACCATTTTTACCTCCTTACTTAAAATTCATCAAAATCAAGAGGCTTCCTTTGGGCAACCAATATACTGACCTGGAAATTATAAGGCATGACAGCAATGATATGGTGGGGGTAAACTGGAAAAATGCGCCTGAAGGTTGGAGGTTGCTGGTTATTAAGTAA
- a CDS encoding type IX secretion system membrane protein PorP/SprF: MRKTLLIILCFTCLIAKAQDPQFSQYYNAPLLLNPAMAGATDCYRAGLNSRVQWAGLVGSFRTHAAFADLNVPDMRSGFGLSVLYDDIGVAGLSSSDISGYYSYLVPVTDQFNLRFGLQASYVSRNINYGSLLFEDQFYGTVPVQGFTIDEVAMHNRVNYMDISSGIFMYGEDTWWFGMAVHHLSRPQQEFFLRDSRLPVRLSVHGGYNFYVKQYHHQPAEEALRVVPTFLYKRQAGFQQVDFGVYTIKAPIMLGLWYRGVFVEQHEEIYQSDAIIAQAGFRYKDFAFTYSYDFTISKLQHRNTHGSHEVSIIYLFCLDWPPRKKTSRRVKRLPCPDFQRGR, encoded by the coding sequence ATGAGGAAAACTTTACTGATAATATTGTGCTTTACATGTTTAATAGCAAAGGCACAGGATCCACAGTTTTCACAGTATTACAACGCCCCTTTGCTGTTAAACCCTGCTATGGCAGGAGCAACTGACTGTTACCGCGCAGGACTAAACAGCAGGGTTCAATGGGCGGGACTTGTCGGAAGCTTTAGAACGCATGCTGCTTTTGCAGATTTGAATGTTCCTGATATGCGCAGTGGATTTGGTTTGTCTGTGCTTTATGATGACATAGGCGTTGCTGGCCTTTCTTCTAGTGATATTAGTGGTTATTACAGCTATCTTGTTCCTGTTACCGATCAGTTTAATTTACGTTTTGGCTTACAGGCTTCTTATGTTTCGAGAAACATAAATTACGGTTCATTATTATTTGAAGACCAGTTTTATGGAACGGTTCCAGTGCAGGGTTTTACCATCGATGAGGTGGCCATGCATAACCGGGTAAATTACATGGACATTTCTTCGGGAATTTTTATGTATGGCGAAGATACTTGGTGGTTTGGTATGGCAGTTCATCACCTAAGTCGACCACAGCAAGAGTTCTTTCTTAGAGACAGTCGCCTGCCTGTAAGGTTATCTGTACATGGCGGTTACAATTTTTACGTGAAACAATATCACCACCAGCCGGCTGAAGAAGCCTTGCGGGTGGTACCAACTTTCTTGTACAAAAGACAGGCTGGTTTTCAGCAAGTGGACTTCGGGGTTTATACCATAAAGGCACCTATCATGCTCGGGCTTTGGTACAGAGGAGTTTTTGTTGAACAACATGAGGAAATTTACCAAAGCGACGCGATTATTGCCCAAGCAGGTTTCCGGTACAAAGACTTTGCGTTTACCTATAGTTATGACTTTACCATTTCAAAGCTACAGCATCGCAATACCCATGGTAGCCATGAGGTTTCCATTATATATTTATTCTGTCTTGACTGGCCTCCACGCAAAAAGACAAGCAGGAGGGTGAAAAGACTTCCTTGCCCAGATTTTCAGCGGGGGAGGTGA
- a CDS encoding glycosyltransferase family 4 protein — MKIAQISPLYESVPPKLYGGTERVVSYLTEELVKLGHSVTLFASGDSKTSANLISHNKEALRLDSKVQDPLAHHIIQMQDVAERAHEFDVLHFHTDYLHFPFTNFINIPNITTLHGRLDIPDLKPVYKKFNKKAVVSISNAQRNPLPRANWVGTVYHGLPLDLYKKGKGDGDYVAFIGRISPEKRPDRAIEIAKMAGIKLKIAAKIDKADNEYFKNHIQKLLDQSHVEFIGEIGEKEKGDFLGKAKALLFPIDWPEPFGMVMIESIACGTPVIAYNNGSVPEVIDNGQSGYVVENISQAVTALENINMLNRTTVRQIFEERFSATIMAKNYLNIYELLPRTKRPRTFIPMHQSIIKENGKKLVA; from the coding sequence ATGAAAATCGCACAAATTTCTCCTTTATATGAGTCCGTGCCACCAAAATTATACGGAGGTACAGAAAGAGTCGTGTCATATCTGACCGAAGAGCTTGTTAAACTGGGGCACAGTGTTACCCTTTTTGCATCCGGAGACTCTAAAACTTCGGCAAATTTAATCAGTCACAACAAAGAGGCCCTAAGGCTAGACAGTAAAGTGCAGGATCCCTTAGCACATCATATAATTCAAATGCAAGATGTGGCAGAAAGGGCGCATGAGTTTGATGTACTACACTTCCATACTGATTACCTACATTTTCCATTCACTAACTTCATAAATATACCCAATATAACCACTCTCCATGGTAGACTGGACATACCAGACTTAAAGCCGGTCTACAAAAAGTTTAATAAAAAAGCAGTGGTATCCATATCAAACGCCCAAAGAAACCCTTTGCCTAGAGCAAACTGGGTCGGGACCGTATACCACGGTCTACCACTCGACCTTTACAAAAAGGGCAAAGGCGATGGTGATTATGTTGCTTTTATTGGTAGAATCTCGCCTGAAAAAAGACCTGATAGAGCTATAGAAATAGCCAAAATGGCTGGCATTAAGCTAAAAATTGCTGCTAAAATAGACAAGGCCGACAATGAGTATTTTAAAAATCACATCCAGAAGCTCCTAGACCAATCTCATGTGGAGTTCATTGGTGAAATAGGTGAAAAAGAAAAGGGTGATTTCCTTGGAAAAGCCAAAGCATTGCTTTTTCCTATAGACTGGCCAGAGCCTTTCGGAATGGTAATGATCGAATCTATTGCATGTGGCACACCTGTCATTGCCTATAACAATGGTTCTGTTCCTGAAGTCATAGACAATGGTCAGTCAGGATATGTTGTAGAAAATATATCTCAAGCGGTTACAGCACTTGAAAATATCAACATGCTAAACCGAACAACTGTCCGTCAAATATTCGAGGAAAGGTTTAGTGCTACTATAATGGCAAAAAACTATTTAAACATTTATGAACTACTGCCAAGGACTAAGAGACCTAGGACTTTTATCCCAATGCACCAATCAATTATAAAAGAAAATGGCAAAAAATTAGTAGCATAA